A window of the Lactuca sativa cultivar Salinas chromosome 7, Lsat_Salinas_v11, whole genome shotgun sequence genome harbors these coding sequences:
- the LOC111890994 gene encoding probable F-box protein At4g22030, translating into MAAVNQLASSFLCSSSSSSSSSRRDVSRSSIHFPKIGTNNLSNLIPKIQSNMGLVEEIDFSSFSHKNTSKNPRACPDPEVTEKLYVISEAVSDRLEMHKNIGEQRNNWNSLLLTSINTITLSAATMAGIAASITTIPGAPLEALKISSTFLYLAATGMLVIMNKIQPSQLAEEQRNAARLFKQLESQIKTKIAIGNPTLSDVNESMKKVSAIDKAYPLPLLGVMLEKFPAKTEPAVWWPEKRRTTAKGRNGNNGWSVELEEEMSEIIRVLEVKDKADYLRLGDKALKLNKALAIAGPLLTSFGALGSAFLTSSPHNSWAMVLGVMGGAMASVVNTIEHGGQVGTVFEMYRSNAGFFKMMEDSIESNLKERDVESRENGEVFEMNVALQLGRSLSELREVAASSSRNGVDIEEFGSKLF; encoded by the coding sequence ATGGCAGCTGTTAATCAATTAGCTTCAAGCTTTTTgtgttcctcttcttcttcatcttcttcttctcgtAGAGATGTATCAAGATCTTCTATTCACTTCCCAAAGATTGGAACGAACAATCTGAGTAACCTTATCCCAAAGATCCAATCAAACATGGGTTTGGTTGAAGAAATAGATTTTTCATCATTCTCACACAAGAATACGAGCAAAAACCCTAGAGCGTGTCCTGATCCTGAGGTGACGGAGAAGCTCTACGTGATATCGGAGGCTGTTTCAGATCGGTTGGAGATGCATAAGAACATTGGAGAACAAAGGAATAACTGGAACAGTTTGTTGTTAACATCTATCAACACCATTACTCTTTCGGCTGCAACCATGGCTGGCATTGCTGCATCTATAACTACTATACCTGGTGCACCTTTGGAAGCACTTAAGATTTCATCTACTTTCTTGTATTTAGCCGCTACCGGGATGTTGGTTATCATGAACAAGATTCAACCATCACAACTCGCCGAAGAACAAAGAAACGCTGCAAGGTTGTTCAAGCAACTTGAAAGCCAAATCAAGACAAAAATCGCTATAGGAAATCCTACTCTTAGTGATGTGAATGAatctatgaagaaagtttcgGCTATAGATAAAGCCTATCCTCTTCCTTTACTTGGTGTCATGCTCGAAAAGTTTCCTGCTAAAACTGAACCAGCAGTTTGGTGGCCGGAAAAAAGAAGGACAACAGCTAAAGGAAGAAATGGAAACAATGGTTGGAGTGTGGAGTTAGAAGAGGAGATGAGTGAGATCATTAGGGTTTTGGAGGTAAAAGATAAAGCCGATTACTTGAGGTTAGGTGATAAGGCTTTGAAACTCAACAAAGCTTTAGCCATAGCTGGTCCTCTACTAACCAGCTTTGGTGCGCTTGGTTCAGCCTTTCTTACATCATCTCCTCATAATTCATGGGCGATGGTGCTTGGAGTCATGGGTGGTGCGATGGCGAGCGTTGTGAATACTATTGAACATGGTGGACAAGTAGGGACGGTGTTTGAGATGTACCGAAGCAATGCAGGATTCTTTAAGATGATGGAGGATTCCATAGAATCAAACCTAAAGGAAAGAGACGTGGAGAGCAGAGAAAATGGCGAAGTTTTTGAGATGAATGTGGCATTGCAGCTAGGAAGAAGCTTATCTGAACTTAGAGAGGTTGCAGCTTCATCTTCAAGAAACGGGGTAGACATTGAAGAGTTTGGAAGCAAGCTTTtctga